CCTACTTTAATAACTTTGCTATGTTTAATGTGACCAATGTGGGAAACCCTAAAAGTCAATACTTTATGTGCATAAATACTGTAGTTGGTCAACAAAACTGGttctcacccccccccatttgtccccaattgtacttggccaatcaccccattcttccaagccatcccggtcactgctccaccccctctgccgatccggggagggctgcagactactacatgcctcctccgatacatgcggagtcaccagccacttcttttcacctgacagtgaggagtttcgcaggggggacgtagcgtgtgggaggctcacgctattccccccagtctcccctctcccctgaacaggtgccccgaccgaccagaggaagcgctagtgcagcaaccagaacacataaccacatccggtttcccacccacagacatggccaattatgtctgtagggacgcccgaccaagccggaggtaacacggggattcgaaccggtgatccccatgttggtatgcaacagaacagaccgctatgctacccagacacccctgactCTCGTTCTGAAAAGCTGTGAAACTCTATTACTGGTGCCGGTGAGATTCCCTCTGCATTTCTACcagtagcagcagcattttgttaAGGGACAGGCGGGCTTTTACTCACCGCTGCCTAAAGTGTCCAAAGGCTGAGGCCTCAGCAGTAAGTCCACATACTCCTGAAAAGGGACATCCACTACAACAGAGAAATCTAAATTAATTGAGAGCTTGATAGCAATGGTCAGAAATCTGTGCGGGCAATGAAAATTGCTGGCAGACGGTGTGTGTGTAATAGACATGCATACCTTTCCTGTACGAGTAAGTGTTAGCTGTACTGAGCCTCACTCTCTGGTTGCCATACACTTCAAGTAAGTTTGACTTGGAGCACAACAACCTAAATTTCTAAAACAAAGTCAATGCACCTTTAATAAAGCATAGCCCTTTGTATACCACTACGCACTGTGTGTATTTAGGATGCTGTGATAACATTATGAGCGAGTACAAAACGTTTATGACAAATCTTTAATCTTTTTCACTTGCTGTGCGAGCTCACGTGACTTGCAGCGTGGTAACATGCTATCAACAGTGCACTGGTAACGTAGGCTGCCAAAATGCCTTTACAGTTCACATCCAACGTACCGTGTTGTCAGTTAGACCTCTGAGAATGACCGGTTTCGTATAAGCATATCTGGGaacaaaacaacacaatgaaTGCTTTATCAGCAGGGTTAAGCCATCCTCAAATGAGGGAAAAGCACATTGGATTCTCTAACCAAAGTCTGTCTGAGTGAAAGTACTTGTCAAAGCcaagttatttatatatatataaagttaaaGAGTTAAAGACAACCAAATACTGAATAATCGTACAGGACAAACAGGCAGAGGATGGGGGCTCAAGATGAATTTGTATGCAGGTCTCCATAACTGGGGCAGCTGCACTATGAAGGGAAAGGCTGTCTCACAGACGCAAGGCTGCAAGGACTCCTTAGTCAGAGGACCTGGAGCTAGGAAGGTGAGATTTGACtctaaaaaaaatctatttgagAAAGCACTGGGACAGGTGCAAGGGTGGTGTGCTCTTTTTCTTTGGCCAGTCAGAAGCCcgccagacatatatatatatatatatatataaacaccacCATGGACCCAGTGAATTTTGGATATTCaaccctcattagttgagcactcacaacaccattgacggtttcagaaaaaagttatatatatactagagagagagagagagagagagagagagagagagagagagagagagagagagagagagagagagagagagagagagagagagagagagaggactagcTGGAGATGGGACAGAGGTGAATGGCTGATGATACCAAAGTACAATGAGATCCATGGCTGTGAAGATATAAAACATAAAATGTAATTAGTTAGCCATTTATAAACCTCCTCAGTCTAAACATGACACTTGCTGAAGAAAATCAAGTGTGAGCAACCGTTACTTGGATCTAGTCTATGGCAATGAAAAGGGAGCGTTCATACTGTTCAAGGAACTGCCGATGTGACAGTGAAGAGCTGTCCAAGACGTCTATGCTGCAGGGGCCTTCATCATCCAGGTTATAACCTGAATATAATGACCTGGACATGGAGGAAGAAATTCGGATTGGCGAAAGACACAAAATGTTTTTTCAATGCCCTCGTCATGTTTCAGGTCATAAAACATGATTAATTGGTAACAAGCCCAACACAATCCATTGATACCTTTTCCCTCTTTACTTTCTTTTTACTTTATCTCTGGGGATGCAATAGGTAGCAAACCAGCCTAAACTCATTTTATTCAGCTTTTTGTTTTATGACTCGGGATTTGCCTGCCCCTCTAGATAAGCAAAAATTTGGAGACTTTAAATTCACAGTATACATTGTAAGCAAAGGCCTTAATTACAAAAAAAAGGGAATCAAAACCTCTATGAAAATATAATAATTTTAGTTCCTACAGGTGGTGTTTTGCCATGTTAATAACCAACTAGAAGAGGTGTAGTTTCTATTTATCTACCATTCCATCATTGTTTATTACTGACAGGTTGAGTAGTGGTTCATCGGCATGCACCACTTCACGAGCATTCATGTGGAAATTTAATCATAAGGGAAATGCGTAAATTGTAAATCAGTTTTGAAATGGCAGATTTAAATCTACTTTTATTTACATACTTGTGCAAATTTCCCTGATCATGTTGCATTAAACTAGCGCCAGGTGGACATAGCCACATGCCAAAAGGCTAGAAAGAGGAGGATTTGTTCTAGGTTGAGGAATCTGATGATATTTATTCTCTGAGAATTGGCTTTTCTTATATGATCGATAGCCTGTAGAATAGTCCTTATTTAATGTGGCATATTCAAATCTATGAGCCTTTTACAAAAAAAACCTGTTATCCTTTTAACCATTCATGGAAAATGgtaaaattgtatttttactAGCAAGTCACTTCAAATCAGAAGACATTTTAGCCATAACTTTTTGTCAGACTTCCTTGTCAATGAGTGATTACATTGTTCATGGCATGTAATATGCCATTTAATAACTAGTATaagatacactatatggacaaaagtattggaacacctggccattacacctacaggagcttttatgacatcccattctaaatccataggcattaatatggagctataacagcttccactcttctgggaaggctttccacaagattttggagtgtgtctgtgggaatttttgcccattcatccagaagagcatttgtgaagtCAGGCACTGAtgctggatgagaagacctggctcgcaatctccattctagttcatcccaaaggtgtttgatggggttgaagtcagggttctgtgtgggccagtcaagctcttccacaccaaactcacccaaccatgtcttaatggaccttgctttgtgcactggggcacagtcatgctggaacagaaaaggaccctccccaaactgttcccaccatgttggaagcatagaattgtccaaaatgtcttggtatgctgaagcattaagatttcccttcactggaactaaggggcctagcccaacccctgaaaaacaaaccataccattatccctcctccaccaaactttacagttggcacaatgcagtcaggcaggtagcctcctggcatccaccaaacccagactcgtcctcagactgccagacaaagaagcgtgattcgtcactccacagaacacacactgctccagagtccagtggcagcgtgctttacacctctccatccaacgcttggcattgtgcttggtgatgtaaggcttgcatgcagttgctcggccatggaagcccattccatgaagctcccggcgcacagtttttgtgctgatgttaatgccagaggaagtttgtaaCTCTGCAGTTACTGCATCAAGAGAGCGTTGgggacttttacgcactatgtgcctcagcacttgttgaccccgctgtgtgactttacatggtctgccacttcgtggctgagttgctgttgttcctaaacacttccacttttcaataataccacttacagttgaccatggaatatctagcagggaggaaatttcacaaactgacgtattgcaaaggtggcatcctatgacagtaccacgcttgaatccactgagctcttcagaacgacccattctttcacaaatgtttgtaaatgcagactgcatggctaactgtttgattttatacacctgtggcaatgggtctgaatgaaacacctgaattcaatgattaagaggtgtgtcccaatacttttctcCATATAGTGTAAGTCTCTGTAATTGTTTTTTTTGACAAAGCTCACCGTACCGTGGGTCTGCCTTGTAAAGACTGTATCTTAAGTGCATGCAAGCAAGCAAGTTTCTTTATATAGTACATTTCGTACACAAGAaaattcagtgtgctttacacaaagaaaaacagaaaaggaacaaccatatgaaatataattaaaagcgagtaaataaaaacaaataggaacaatcatatataaaatataattaaaagagtacagagtaatataattaaaagacaggtaCTATCAAAAGAAAATACAAcgtaaaaaaaatagaataaatacaGTCACTTCCTCACCGGGAGTGACTAgagatctacttccagaattaaagtgcTGTTGGAATGAGGTGTaagttttaatgctcaatcaAAGGCACAAGAATAAAGACATTTTTTTAACCTAGGTTTAAAAAATTGCTATACTGGGGACACATGTAagatcttctggtagtttgttccagttgcgtGCAGCATAACATCTCAATGCTGCTTTaccatgtttggtttggactctgggctcAACCAACTGACCCGAGTCCATGGATCTTAGGGCCCTACCCAGTTTATACTCTTcaagcatgtcagtgatgtattctgggcctaaaccattcagtgattTGAAGACAAGTAGCActagaagccagtgtaaagatttcagcagtaatgtgctctgttctcttggtcctggttaaaactctggcagcagcattctgaataagctgcagctgtttaacAGTCTTTGTGGGAAGACCAGTTAAGAGACCGTTACAGTAATCAattctactggaaataaaagcatggatgagctTCTCTTGGTCATTTTGAGATACCAGACCCTTGATTCTGGCTATATTTTCTAAGATGATAGAAAGCTGTTTTAGtgattgctttgatatggctggtgaACGTGAGATCTGAGTCTATTAAAACGCCAAGTTTTCAGACTTTGGTTTTTAGTGCTCAAAACCTGAGTTGTTTATTTATAATAGTTCGCTTCTCTTTGTTGCTAAACACAGTaatctctttttttcctctcctccttatTTAATTGATGAAAGTTTAGGCTCAACCAGTTGTTTATCTGCTCCAGTTTATCTGCTTTATCTgctgagatcatcaggtgagagagccagatatatctgattatcatctgcataactatgGTAATCCATGTTGCTGCTCTGAAGAATTTGGCTGACGTGTGCAACAGGTGTAAGATAAACAAGACTCTAACATAAGGAGTACCTGTATGTCTACCAGTTGTGCTCCTGTTGAAGTGTATTACACAATGGCTGCATACTGTGAGAGCTGTGGTGCCAAACTTTGTATCCTTCAGAGAATACGTAACCCAGATATTCGTAGCGTCGCGGGAACGCGCATGCGTACACCGAAAGCGAAGCTTGATCTTTCCATTTCCATGACATCCCATCTATCACGCTTAAACACGGAAATAAAAAACGGCAACGTGTGGATTAATTCATCTATTTTAAAACTATTTCGGGTTACCGACGCGGTTTTACCAACAACGCTGCAAGCAGAAAAGTAGtttaattctgttctgttctttctaaACTCTATAGTATGGACGGTTAAAGCACTTGAACTTGCTTACTTTTGACTTTATTACATAACTGTTTTGCCATTACATACAGTTTTGCCAGCCTTACGCgtggtctgtgtcacactctaattgctccccggaacAACACAAACTGGGAACAATCCTATTGTTACAAAAATTGCTTGCTTTGTTACCTCCTCACTAAATTAACACAGAGAAAAGTTCTGGAAACGTGTAAAGCAAAGTAAATGCTTTTATTCCTCTGCACAAAAGGTGCAGTGCGATAACCAtcatgcatatatatacataatacAAAGGATATCATACTTATGCTATAAATAAAGATTTCATATAATTACTTGATAATTAATTGCGTTTAATAGAGTGTCTACTGTGAAACAACGCTTATATTAAAGACAAGGCAATCGTGTCCCTAATCGTTCAGCAAAACTATTTTCGTATTAATTATGCTTTAAAAATCTTGTAATTCGCCAGGTAGACACGATAGGATCTGCAGTTGTATTCCGTTTCCTGCGCTGCTTATTCTTTTGGCGATGCAGTATATTCGGCAGTGTACCGTCCTTGATGCTCAGCCAAGTGCCGTCATTGAGACGTGAGGATTCAAACTCACCAGCCTCCCCCGTCATCCACCGCCGTGCTGCTCTTCGCTGCCTTTTGTGCCCGCCATAACAACATTAACTGAACGCAGATAGTTAACGCAAATCTGTATTCCATTCAAACTGCGCTAACACGGCAAAGCCAAAGAAATTCAATTCAGGAAATAAAAGTACAGTCCATTCCGTTTCCCGTACAGTGCGCGTGTGCTCTCCTCTTCCTGTATAATGTCCAATCACAAGCGACACGTTAATCTGACGTTCGCCACACGCCTCCTAATCCCAGCCGCCAGATTAAGAGCTGGGTTATCTGAAATGTATGACAATTTTcggttgtttttttaatttgaggATTGGGATTGCATTTTCCTTGGGGATTAGGCCACAATTTTGATGAGGGAAATTAAAGGCAGTTCATGATTTGAGTTTAGGTGACGAAGAATACCAGCAATAAAATGCAATAAAAATGCCATAAATACAGGTGCGTCCTTCCTACTCAGTGTGCTATATAAGGAATATTCAAATGCAGAAAGGCTAGAAAAGAAGAAACCAACTGAGGGTAGGATGTCGATGTTATGGTGTGTGTTTACTAAAGCACTGAGCGCGTGCGAAATCATTCCACGTGTTTGTGTTTATAAAAATAATTCTATACTTTTTGCTcctccttttcgaacatataaCAAATAgtctgatgtatatggagatttgttcgctgaggttgatgtgtggatttgtttatcacttcagattactggcaatggattatctgtatatTACCTAAGAGTAAGAACACAAGAGCATAGAATCAGTCTGACTGAACTGGGTCAAAAGACAGCTACATAGTCCTCCAGATAGCTGGCTGGTCTGAAACTGGCTGCACTACAGGGTCAGCAGGGCCTTCAGAAGCCTGATCATGGTCTGCATCAACCCCCAGGTCTGCAGCTGTTCGTGGTGCCACCTTCTGGAGGTGACGCGCATGCCACCTCGATCCATCAGAAAGACGGAAGGTGGCAGGGTCAAGCTGGTCGGTCACCTGCAGAGGTGCTGACTAGAATGACAGCAACTTGTGGCTCCAGTCGCGTCAGTGGATGCAGACCCAGTCCAGGGCAGTGAAATGTGGTGACTTGCTCTTCGGGTCCTGTGAAAACGCTGTTTTGCTTCATCACATCAAAAGTAAACcctcgtagtttaattgtttgtacggttgaattgtttgtattgtaacgtgcatggataagtagacacgttggtccttgactaacgggtcggaccctttagtcgactggttaacgttgccgctTACGGAGTGAGAgttacgggttcgtgtcccggctgtggcgacggttcccgggctgccacctgaattcgctacagtatttaacAAAAATTGAAtcgtttgtacggttatgagatcgaggctgaaGTCAAATTATGAGCTCAAACATAATGAC
The nucleotide sequence above comes from Lampris incognitus isolate fLamInc1 chromosome 10, fLamInc1.hap2, whole genome shotgun sequence. Encoded proteins:
- the jmjd8 gene encoding jmjC domain-containing protein 8; translated protein: MEYRFALTICVQLMLLWRAQKAAKSSTAVDDGGGWSLYSGYNLDDEGPCSIDVLDSSSLSHRQFLEQYAYTKPVILRGLTDNTKFRLLCSKSNLLEVYGNQRVRLSTANTYSYRKVDVPFQEYVDLLLRPQPLDTLGSDTLYFFGDNNFTEWHTLFDQYRAPSYVLPRTTGAYSFGIAGPGTGVPFHWHGPGYSEVIYGRKRWFLYPPDQDPHFHPNRTTLSWVTEIYPNLMEEEAPLECTIRPGEVLYFPDRWWHATLNLDTSVFISTFLG